The proteins below come from a single Rhodococcus sp. WMMA185 genomic window:
- a CDS encoding aspartate kinase: MALVVQKYGGSSVATAERIRRVAERIVETKKAGNDVVVVVSAMGDTTDELLDLAQQVCPAPPAREMDMLLTSGERISNSLVAMAIHSLGAEARSFTGSQAGVITTGAHGNAKIIDVTPGRVQDALDEGSIVLVAGFQGVSQDSKDVTTLGRGGSDTTAVALAAALEADVCEIYTDVDGIFTADPRIVPDAQRLETVSFEEMLELAACGAKVLMLRCVEYARRYNVPVHVRSSYTTKPGTIVSGSMEDIPVEEAIITGVAHDRGESKITVAGLPDTPGYAARVFRAVAEAEINIDMVLQNVSKVETGKTDITFTLPTADGPRAVEKLSKLQDEIGFTQVLFDDHIGKVSLVGAGMKSHPGVTATFCEALADAGINIDLISTSEIRISVLVKDTELDKAVRAIHDAFELGGDEDAVVHAGTGR, encoded by the coding sequence GTGGCTCTCGTCGTCCAGAAGTACGGCGGATCCTCGGTGGCAACCGCCGAGAGAATCCGACGAGTCGCTGAACGGATCGTCGAGACCAAGAAGGCCGGCAACGATGTCGTCGTCGTGGTTTCTGCGATGGGTGACACTACCGATGAGCTGCTCGATCTCGCTCAGCAAGTGTGCCCAGCCCCACCAGCTCGCGAGATGGACATGCTGCTGACCTCTGGTGAGCGCATCTCCAATTCTCTGGTTGCGATGGCGATTCATTCGCTCGGCGCGGAGGCCCGTTCGTTCACGGGCTCACAGGCCGGTGTCATCACGACCGGAGCTCACGGCAACGCCAAGATCATCGATGTCACACCGGGCCGCGTCCAGGATGCGCTCGACGAGGGCTCGATCGTTCTCGTCGCGGGGTTCCAGGGGGTCAGCCAAGACAGCAAGGATGTGACGACGCTCGGACGTGGAGGTTCCGATACCACCGCGGTGGCTCTCGCTGCTGCCCTCGAGGCAGACGTCTGCGAGATCTACACCGACGTCGACGGAATCTTCACCGCAGACCCCCGCATCGTTCCCGATGCGCAGCGGCTCGAGACGGTCTCCTTCGAGGAGATGCTCGAGCTGGCAGCCTGTGGTGCGAAGGTGCTCATGCTCCGCTGCGTCGAATACGCCCGCCGCTACAACGTGCCTGTGCACGTCCGCTCGTCATACACGACCAAGCCGGGCACCATTGTGTCCGGATCGATGGAGGACATCCCCGTGGAAGAGGCAATCATCACCGGAGTCGCGCACGATCGCGGCGAGTCCAAGATCACTGTTGCCGGGCTGCCCGACACCCCGGGTTACGCGGCACGGGTCTTCCGTGCCGTCGCCGAGGCGGAGATCAACATCGACATGGTGTTGCAGAACGTCTCCAAGGTCGAGACCGGCAAGACCGACATCACGTTCACCCTGCCCACCGCAGATGGCCCCCGTGCCGTCGAGAAGCTGTCCAAGTTGCAGGATGAGATCGGCTTCACGCAGGTGCTCTTCGATGACCACATCGGCAAGGTGTCGCTGGTTGGTGCGGGTATGAAGAGTCACCCCGGCGTCACCGCCACGTTCTGCGAGGCTCTTGCAGATGCGGGCATCAACATCGACCTCATCTCCACTTCGGAGATCCGAATCTCGGTGCTCGTGAAGGACACGGAACTGGACAAGGCAGTCAGGGCCATCCATGACGCATTCGAACTCGGCGGCGACGAAGACGCTGTCGTGCACGCAGGAACGGGACGGTAG
- a CDS encoding cation-translocating P-type ATPase, whose protein sequence is MAPSEPPPNSVHQSGISAAQIDQYPWHTQPADAVVTTMASDRVSGLTTGEADSRRQRHGSNEIVSEPGPSTWAIALEQLKDPMNLMLVAVAVFSVVIGEVPTAIVVGVLVVLNVVLGARQELKARASVDALARMQTPQVRVTRDGTLVQLAATELVPGDIVALEAGDLVPADGRLLTTATLETQEAALTGESAPVPKDPETLGAADVALGDRGNMVYQNTSVTRGTATMVVTETGMETEMGQIASMLSAVAPVKSPLQRELNSLTKVLSIIAWSAVVLIVVIGVIRGQDLTTVLLLGISMAVAAIPTGLPTFVQAMLAFGARQLAEAKAVVKNLTDVETLGATSAINSDKTGTLTMNQMTVRSLYFHGQWYTVEGEGYSKSGRIAHAAGEEAPDFTMLAYGLCLDSDATVSDTGEVVGDPTEAALVVLAAKVGVDAPLTRQTYPRVAEVPFDSAYKFMATFHHLQIGGSTQFVELVKGGPDVVLARCAAAYRPGRREVPIDEVREELVEANRALSEKGLRVLAFAARRLDAREEAVQADPMSFVEDLTFIGMIGIIDPLRPEAIEAVRTAQAAGIEVRMITGDHVITASAIGAELGLGPGAMGGAELRAATDEDLTAALPNLHVFGRVTPQDKLRLADIMQRSGAVVAMTGDAVNDAAALKKADIGVAMGSGSEVTKQAARMVLTDDNFGTLITAIRLGRSIYDKIVSYIRFQMSKLFSLVLLFLVASIFNINDGVALTPLMVLFQNFFIILFPVAVIMLDPPPPDLMNKPPRDTRMPITNRKAFVQWFAYGVLQFAVTLAAMLLAPGDMSTTEASVPMTMAFVVLSLSSILAGLVMRRDPESGLSSPILGALKILSIPVVVTVFAVEVGFLQDLLMTTSLTGDQWLACLGWSLIVPIAVEAEKALRRRRQARPSTPIPAEAAVDPQRALSPDPSRERQPAR, encoded by the coding sequence ATGGCCCCTTCCGAACCCCCACCGAACTCGGTGCACCAGTCCGGCATCAGTGCCGCACAGATCGACCAGTACCCCTGGCACACTCAGCCGGCGGATGCGGTTGTCACGACGATGGCCTCCGACCGGGTGTCGGGGCTGACGACCGGCGAAGCCGATTCACGGCGCCAACGCCACGGTTCCAACGAGATCGTCTCCGAGCCCGGACCGTCGACCTGGGCGATTGCGCTCGAACAGCTGAAGGACCCGATGAACCTGATGCTGGTCGCGGTGGCGGTCTTCAGCGTCGTCATAGGCGAGGTGCCGACGGCGATCGTGGTGGGAGTGCTCGTCGTGCTGAACGTCGTATTGGGCGCGCGACAGGAGTTGAAGGCACGTGCGAGCGTCGACGCGCTCGCAAGAATGCAGACACCGCAGGTGCGGGTGACCCGCGACGGGACGCTCGTTCAACTTGCCGCCACGGAACTCGTGCCGGGCGACATCGTTGCGCTCGAGGCGGGCGACCTCGTACCCGCGGACGGCCGTTTGCTCACGACAGCGACCCTCGAGACTCAGGAGGCCGCGCTGACGGGTGAAAGCGCACCTGTCCCCAAGGACCCCGAGACCCTCGGCGCTGCCGACGTCGCCCTCGGGGACCGCGGCAACATGGTCTACCAGAACACCTCGGTCACCCGCGGTACCGCCACCATGGTCGTCACCGAGACCGGCATGGAGACCGAGATGGGTCAGATCGCGTCGATGCTCTCGGCCGTCGCGCCGGTCAAGTCTCCGCTCCAGCGTGAACTGAACTCTCTCACCAAGGTGCTCAGCATCATCGCGTGGTCGGCGGTTGTCCTCATCGTGGTCATCGGAGTTATTCGCGGACAGGATCTGACGACGGTTCTGCTGTTGGGCATCTCCATGGCGGTGGCCGCGATCCCGACGGGCCTACCGACCTTCGTGCAGGCAATGCTCGCGTTCGGCGCTCGCCAGTTGGCCGAGGCGAAGGCCGTCGTGAAGAACCTCACCGACGTCGAGACCCTCGGCGCCACCAGCGCGATTAATTCGGACAAGACCGGCACGCTGACGATGAACCAGATGACCGTCCGATCGCTGTACTTCCACGGCCAGTGGTACACCGTCGAAGGCGAGGGGTACAGCAAGTCGGGGAGGATCGCTCACGCCGCGGGCGAGGAAGCTCCCGACTTCACCATGCTCGCATATGGGCTGTGCCTCGACAGTGACGCCACTGTCTCCGACACCGGAGAGGTTGTCGGCGATCCGACCGAGGCCGCGCTGGTCGTGCTTGCGGCCAAGGTCGGCGTAGACGCGCCGCTCACTCGGCAAACGTATCCCCGAGTTGCGGAAGTGCCGTTCGACTCCGCGTACAAGTTCATGGCGACGTTCCATCATCTCCAGATCGGCGGCAGCACCCAGTTCGTGGAACTCGTCAAGGGCGGCCCTGACGTGGTCCTCGCCCGATGTGCCGCCGCGTACCGCCCGGGCCGGCGGGAGGTACCAATCGACGAGGTTCGGGAGGAACTGGTAGAGGCGAATCGAGCTCTGTCCGAGAAAGGCCTCCGTGTGCTGGCGTTCGCTGCCCGCCGGCTCGACGCGCGGGAAGAGGCCGTGCAGGCGGACCCCATGTCGTTCGTCGAGGACCTCACTTTCATCGGGATGATCGGCATCATCGACCCGCTACGTCCGGAAGCGATCGAAGCCGTGCGCACCGCCCAGGCCGCAGGCATCGAGGTCCGCATGATCACCGGAGACCACGTGATCACGGCATCCGCGATCGGCGCCGAACTAGGCCTAGGACCGGGCGCCATGGGAGGCGCCGAATTACGAGCGGCAACCGACGAGGACCTCACGGCGGCGCTGCCGAACCTGCACGTGTTCGGTCGCGTGACGCCGCAGGACAAGCTCCGCCTGGCCGACATCATGCAGAGGAGCGGCGCGGTCGTGGCGATGACCGGGGACGCGGTCAATGACGCTGCCGCTCTGAAGAAGGCCGACATCGGCGTCGCGATGGGATCCGGCAGCGAAGTCACCAAACAAGCCGCCCGAATGGTTCTCACCGACGACAACTTCGGAACCCTGATCACCGCGATCCGACTGGGCCGCAGCATCTACGACAAGATCGTGTCGTACATCCGGTTCCAGATGTCGAAGCTGTTCTCGCTGGTCCTGCTGTTCCTGGTTGCGAGCATCTTCAACATCAACGACGGGGTCGCGCTCACCCCGCTGATGGTGCTGTTTCAGAACTTCTTCATCATTCTCTTCCCGGTCGCCGTCATCATGCTCGATCCACCGCCGCCCGACCTGATGAACAAGCCGCCACGCGATACGCGGATGCCGATCACCAACCGGAAAGCGTTCGTGCAGTGGTTCGCGTATGGAGTCCTGCAGTTTGCCGTCACGCTTGCTGCGATGCTCCTGGCACCGGGCGATATGAGTACGACCGAGGCAAGCGTCCCCATGACGATGGCGTTCGTCGTGCTGTCGCTCAGTTCCATTCTTGCCGGACTCGTCATGCGGCGCGATCCCGAATCCGGTCTCTCCTCACCGATTCTCGGTGCGCTGAAAATACTGTCGATTCCGGTCGTCGTCACGGTGTTCGCGGTCGAGGTCGGGTTCCTCCAAGATCTCCTCATGACCACGTCGTTGACGGGTGACCAGTGGCTCGCCTGCCTCGGCTGGTCGCTGATCGTCCCGATCGCGGTGGAGGCGGAGAAGGCGCTCCGTCGCCGGCGGCAAGCGCGACCGAGCACGCCGATCCCCGCAGAAGCCGCGGTCGACCCGCAACGGGCGCTGAGCCCCGATCCGTCGCGAGAGCGACAACCCGCTCGGTGA